One segment of Panicum virgatum strain AP13 chromosome 1K, P.virgatum_v5, whole genome shotgun sequence DNA contains the following:
- the LOC120657215 gene encoding UDP-glycosyltransferase 82A1-like, with the protein MGAEAEHVPVRPAAAVVLVPFPAQGHVSPMLRLARALAARGVAATVAVPDFVHRRIAGACCGQEAGGDGDDVPAGVEIASIHSGVPDDGDGEPPGFASFGHAMEHRMPANLEEMLTTTTTRRRGGVACLIADVLASWAVPIAARCGVPAVGFWPAMLATYRAVAAIPELLDKGLISDSGIPIWTERLNNGDEQKVNGDHRQIGDGLHFLPAELELSTAELPWLVGNAACQKSRFTVWLRTMERAKGLRAILVNTFPGEVVGHDDSGSEHLHAATVLHQILQVGPLPTDGGGTKGDLLLRDSPRSKNPSMWQADETCMEWIDQQRERSVIYVSFGSWVPSIGRDAINELALGLEATGRPFLWALKDEPSWREGLPSQYAAAVAGRGKIVGWAPQEDVLRHEAVGCYLTHCGWNSTLEAIQHGVRLLCYPVSGDQFINCAYIVKMWGTGIRLWSPKRGVVEDCVKRVMEGEEGRRMQDKVDELRQRVMTGEARCAAKRNLDSFVDGIMRDDLVLGKL; encoded by the exons ATGGGCGCAGAGGCCGAGCACGTGCCCGTCcgccccgcggccgccgtcgtcctcgtGCCGTTCCCCGCGCAGGGCCACGTCTCCCCGATGCTCCGCCTGGcgcgcgccctcgccgcgcgcggcgTCGCGGCCACCGTCGCCGTGCCCgacttcgtccaccgccgcATCGCCGGCGCCTGCTGCGGGCAGGAGGCCGGCGGAGATGGCGATGACGTCCCCGCCGGCGTGGAGATCGCGTCCATCCACAGCGGCGTCCCCGACGACGGTGATGGCGAGCCCCCGGGCTTCGCTAGCTTCGGGCACGCCATGGAGCACCGCATGCCCGCCAACCTGGAGGAGATGCTGACAACGACGAcgactcgccgccgcggcggcgtggcgtgtcTCATCGCCGACGTCCTGGCGTCGTGGGCGGTCCCCATTGCCGCCCGGTGCGGCGTGCCGGCCGTGGGCTTCTGGCCGGCGATGCTGGCGACCTACCGCGCCGTGGCGGCCATCCCGGAGCTCCTCGACAAGGGGTTGATCTCAGATTCGG GCATTCCCATATGGACAGAAAGATTAAACAATGGTGATGAGCAGAAAGTAAACGGAGACCACCGCCAGATCGGCGACGGCCTCCACTTTCTGCCTGCGGAGCTAGAGCTGAGCACGGCAGAACTGCCATGGCTCGTGGGCAACGCAGCGTGTCAGAAATCAAGATTCACAGTCTGGCTCCGGACCATGGAGCGCGCAAAGGGCCTCCGCGCCATCCTCGTCAACACCTTCCCCGGCGAGGTTGTCGGCCACGACGACTCTGGCAGCGAGCACCTTCACGCGGCAACGGTTCTGCATCAGATCCTCCAAGTCGGACCACTGCCAACGGACGGTGGCGGCACGAAAGGCGATCTCCTGCTGCGTGACTCGCCGCGCTCCAAGAACCCTAGCATGTGGCAAGCGGACGAGACCTGCATGGAGTGGATAGACCAGCAGCGTGAGAGGTCGGTGATATACGTCTCGTTCGGAAGCTGGGTCCCGTCGATCGGGCGAGACGCCATCAACGAGCTCGCGCTCGGCCTGGAGGCCACCGGCCGGCCGTTCCTGTGGGCGCTCAAGGACGAGCCGTCGTGGCGAGAAGGCCTCCCCAGCCAGTACGCCGCGGCGGTCGCCGGCCGTGGCAAGATCGTCGGCTGGGCGCCGCAGGAGGACGTCCTCCGGCACGAGGCTGTCGGCTGCTACCTGAcgcactgcgggtggaactcgacGCTGGAGGCCATACAGCACGGGGTGCGTCTGCTGTGCTACCCTGTGTCCGGTGATCAGTTCATCAACTGCGCTTACATTGTCAAGATGTGGGGGACGGGGATCAGGCTTTGGAGCCCCAAAAGAGGAGTTGTGGAAGATTGTGTCAAGAGGGTCATGGAAGGGGAGGAGGGAAGGCGTATGCAGGATAAGGTGGATGAGTTGCGGCAACGAGTCATGACGGGGGAGGCGAGATGTGCAGCAAAGAGAAATCTTGACTCTTTCGTTGACGGAATCATGAGAGACGACCTTGTATTAGGGAAATTATAG
- the LOC120657206 gene encoding putative protein phosphatase 2C 23, producing the protein MTRALETLEPIQGTLSEINKRTPEVRVSTFVTRALQTLGTEHAPSAREDGDAGHGRRAERPGARPCALHMDWAACVLPRHGEDAHFGHAEAGFIGVADGVGGYRRRGVDAGAFARQLMASALAKVELAARPGKVRRLRPEGVLERAYESMVIRGTPGASTAVVLSLHRSTLRWAYIGDSAFAVLRGGRIVHRSAAQQRRFNCPYQLNADDRGDSLDEAEVGGMPVEDGDVVVAGTDGLFDNVRDDQLARAVQMGTELGFSPKNMADIIAAIAYDVSKSKLALSPFSLAYRKAYGERSYYGGKKDDITVIVAYIVPKNS; encoded by the coding sequence ATGACGAGAGCACTGGAGACCTTGGAGCCGATCCAGGGAACGCTAAGCGAGATCAACAAAAGGACCCCGGAGGTAAGGGTTTCCACGTTCGTCACCCGTGCGTTGCAAACGCTGGGAACCGAACACGCGCCGTCGGCGCGGGAGGACGGTGACGCTGGCCATGGACGCCGCGCGGAGCGTCCCGGCGCGCGGCCGTGCGCCCTGCACATGGACTGGGCGGCATGCGTCCTGCCGCGGCACGGCGAGGACGCGCACTTCGGGCACGCCGAGGCCGGCTTCATCGGTGTCGCGGACGGGGTCGGCGGGTACCGTCGCCGCGGCGTGGACGCCGGCGCCTTCGCACGGCAGCTCATGGCGAGCGCTCTGGCGAAGGTGGAGCTGGCGGCCAGGCCCGGCAaggtccgccgcctccgcccggaGGGCGTGCTGGAGAGGGCGTACGAGTCGATGGTCATCAGAGGCACGCCGGGGGCGTCCACGGCCGTCGTTCTGTCGCTCCACCGCTCGACTCTCAGGTGGGCGTACATCGGCGACAGCGCCTTCGCCGTGCTCCGCGGCGGCAGGATCGTGCACCgctcggcggcgcagcagcgccGCTTCAACTGCCCGTACCAGCTGAACGCCGACGACCGCGGAGACAGCCTCGACGAGGCGGAGGTCGGCGGCATGCCGGTGGAGGACGGCGACGTCGTGGTGGCCGGGACGGACGGGCTGTTCGACAACGTGCGCGACGACCAGCTCGCGCGCGCCGTGCAGATGGGCACCGAGCTGGGCTTCTCGCCCAAGAACATGGCGGACATCATCGCGGCCATTGCGTACGACGTGTCGAAAAGCAAGCTGGCGCTATCGCCGTTCAGTCTCGCATACCGGAAGGCATACGGGGAGCGAAGTTATTACGGTGGGAAGAAGGACGACATAACGGTCATCGTCGCGTACATTGTCCCCAAGaattcatga
- the LOC120655538 gene encoding putative protein phosphatase 2C 24 has product MDCDEPVAPGGLRMVFESCYIRDHDEDAHFGHAEAGVVGVADGVGGYRDRVDASAFARGLMNNAYMEVVTAAPGTHVCPRTLLERAHQATAAASTAVIVSLAGRTLRWASVGDSGFAVFRGGRILRRSRAQQHHFNCPYQLSSSPDGIRVADAAAVGEVPAKEGDVVVVGTDGLFDNVTDDELERIVRLGTALGFSPRHLAEVMAGFAFEAARCADRDTPFSVLARSDRGEAFPACGKPDDITVVVAYIVGASHYV; this is encoded by the coding sequence ATGGACTGCGACGAGCCGGTGGCGCCGGGAGGCCTGAGGATGGTGTTCGAGTCGTGCTACATTAGGGATCACGACGAGGATGCGCATTTCGGGCACGCCGAGGCCGGCGTCGTCGGCGTGGCGGATGGCGTCGGCGGGTACCGCGACCGCGTCGACGCCTCCGCGTTCGCGCGCGGGCTCATGAACAACGCCTACATGGAGGTGGTGACCGCCGCGCCCGGCACGCACGTCTGCCCCCGCACGCTGTTGGAGCGGGCGCACCAGGCGACGGCCGCGGCGTCCACGGCGGTCATCGTCTCCCTCGCCGGCAGGACCCTCAGGTGGGCCTCCGTCGGCGACAGCGGCTTCGCGGTGTTCCGCGGCGGCAGGATCCTGCGCCGCTCGCGGGCGCAGCAGCACCACTTCAACTGCCCGTACCAGCTCAGCTCCAGTCCGGACGGCATCCGAGtcgccgacgcggcggcggtcggcgaggTCCCCGCGAAGGAAGGCGACGTCGTGGTGGTGGGCACCGACGGGCTGTTCGACAACGTGACCGACGACGAGCTCGAGCGGATCGTGCGCTTGGGCACGGCGCTCGGGTTCTCGCCCAGGCACCTCGCCGAAGTCATGGCGGGCTTCGCCTTCGAGGCGGCTAGGTGCGCCGACAGGGACACGCCGTTCAGCGTCTTGGCCCGGAGCGATAGAGGGGAGGCTTTCCCCGCCTGCGGCAAGCCGGACGACATCACTGTTGTCGTCGCGTACATTGTAGGAGCATCACACTACGTCTGA